One stretch of Actinacidiphila sp. DG2A-62 DNA includes these proteins:
- a CDS encoding PP2C family protein-serine/threonine phosphatase has product MHCVLLDLPDPLASLPHIEQAAPGTAVLVLTDGPDDGRAAEAVRAGAQDLLARDEVDAVTVTRAVRYAIERKRADLAQRQLTETKLLAQENSRLERGLLPTPLLQGATGLRFAARYRPGRSRALLGGDFYDTVRTPDGTVHAMIGDVCGHGPDAAALGVELRIAWRALTFAGIGGETLLRILQDVLLHERASDEIFATLCGVDLAPDGRSAALHLAGHPAPLLAVPGRAPELLPYEDGGPALGLLPDASWDRIDVPLDGAWSLLLYTDGLIEGRVGEGTQRLGQDGMVRLASRLLAAGLGGEELLDAAVTEVRELNGGELTDDLAAVLLEWRG; this is encoded by the coding sequence GTGCACTGCGTGCTGCTCGACCTGCCCGACCCGCTGGCGAGCCTGCCGCACATCGAGCAGGCCGCGCCGGGCACCGCCGTGCTGGTGCTCACCGACGGGCCGGACGACGGCCGCGCCGCCGAGGCCGTGCGCGCCGGGGCGCAGGACCTGCTGGCCCGCGACGAGGTCGACGCGGTCACCGTGACCCGCGCGGTGCGGTACGCGATCGAGCGCAAGCGGGCCGACCTCGCGCAGCGGCAGCTCACCGAGACCAAGCTGCTGGCGCAGGAGAACTCGCGGCTGGAGCGCGGCCTGCTGCCGACGCCGCTGCTCCAGGGCGCCACCGGGCTGCGGTTCGCCGCCCGCTACCGTCCCGGGCGCAGCCGCGCGCTGCTCGGCGGCGACTTCTACGACACCGTGCGCACCCCGGACGGGACCGTGCACGCGATGATCGGCGACGTGTGCGGGCACGGCCCGGACGCGGCCGCGCTCGGCGTGGAACTGCGCATCGCCTGGCGGGCGTTGACGTTCGCCGGGATCGGCGGCGAGACGCTGCTGCGGATCCTGCAGGACGTGCTGCTGCACGAGCGGGCCAGCGACGAGATCTTCGCGACGCTGTGCGGGGTGGACCTCGCGCCGGACGGCCGCAGCGCCGCGCTGCACCTGGCCGGGCACCCGGCGCCGCTGCTGGCCGTGCCGGGCCGCGCGCCCGAGCTGCTGCCCTACGAGGACGGCGGCCCGGCGCTCGGCCTGCTGCCGGACGCCTCCTGGGACCGGATCGACGTGCCGCTGGACGGCGCGTGGAGCCTGCTGCTCTACACCGACGGCCTGATCGAGGGCCGGGTCGGCGAGGGGACGCAGCGGCTGGGGCAGGACGGGATGGTACGTCTCGCCTCCCGCCTGCTGGCCGCCGGGCTCGGCGGCGAGGAGCTGCTGGACGCGGCGGTGACGGAGGTGCGCGAGCTGAACGGTGGCGAGCTGACGGACGATCTCGCGGCGGTGCTGCTGGAGTGGCGGGGCTGA
- a CDS encoding DUF2516 family protein, which produces MLITGFFTVFGLISLALFLFALFAFVDAAFHREDAYRAADKNTKAFWLIILGIAAVVMKLFSVLSFLPIIGLVAVIVYMVDVRPAVRGVSGKGRGNRRGGFRNRSGSSSDGPYGPYNGRR; this is translated from the coding sequence GTGCTGATCACGGGATTCTTCACGGTGTTCGGGCTGATTTCGCTGGCCCTGTTCCTCTTCGCGCTCTTCGCGTTCGTCGACGCGGCGTTCCACCGCGAGGACGCGTACCGCGCGGCGGACAAGAACACCAAGGCGTTCTGGCTGATCATCCTCGGCATCGCCGCGGTGGTGATGAAGCTGTTCTCCGTGCTGTCGTTCCTGCCGATCATCGGCCTGGTCGCCGTGATCGTGTACATGGTCGACGTCCGGCCCGCGGTCCGCGGGGTCAGCGGCAAGGGCCGCGGCAACCGCCGCGGCGGCTTCCGCAACCGCAGCGGCAGCAGCAGCGACGGACCGTACGGCCCGTACAACGGCCGCCGCTGA